The Microbacterium horticulturae genome has a window encoding:
- a CDS encoding PPOX class F420-dependent oxidoreductase, whose product MSDDLHAILPAGRRHLLEEPLFGHLGTIRPDDTVQVNPMWFEFDGEHVRFTHTTKRQKYRNLQHNPSMALSVVDPDEAVRYIEVAGRLIEVVPDPEGAFYVRLQNRYGNPSTTPPPDKADRVILVMSIERATGQ is encoded by the coding sequence ATGAGCGATGATCTCCATGCGATCCTGCCCGCCGGGCGTCGGCACCTCCTCGAGGAGCCGCTTTTCGGTCACCTGGGAACGATCCGTCCGGACGATACCGTGCAGGTGAATCCGATGTGGTTCGAGTTCGACGGTGAACACGTACGCTTCACCCACACCACCAAGCGCCAGAAGTACCGCAACCTGCAGCACAACCCGTCGATGGCGCTGTCGGTCGTCGACCCCGACGAGGCGGTGCGCTACATCGAAGTCGCCGGCCGCCTGATCGAGGTTGTCCCCGACCCGGAGGGTGCGTTCTACGTGCGGCTGCAGAACCGGTACGGCAACCCGAGCACCACGCCGCCGCCCGACAAGGCCGACCGGGTCATCCTCGTGATGTCGATCGAGCGCGCCACCGGTCAGTAG
- a CDS encoding MFS transporter, which produces MTTTTPTIKSGRLITVLAFAGILGALTQTLVVPLIAELPVIFDTSSTNASWIITVTLLTGAVATPIVGRLGDMYGKKKILLIALVPMLIGSVVCALAGGVVPMIIGRGLQGIAAGTVPLGISLLHDVLPHEKVHGAVALMSASMGIGGALGLPLAAGVAQYASWRVLFWVVAVLTALTILFSWLIVPRDEARPAASRSFDYAGAVVLAIGVVALLLGVSKGSEWGWASALTLSLLIGSVIVFIVWGWWELRTPHRLVDLRATVRRPVLLTNLASVLVGFAMYAQSLVIPQLMQLPAETGYGHGQTMLQMGLWMAPMGLGMMAVSPLGGRVTRRYGAKTTLVIGSIIIALGYGASTLVTGSLVGLMLTSTLASAGVGFAYGAMPALIMATTPAKDKAAANGFNSLMRSFGTTASAAVLGVVLAQLSTPLGEYTVPTLAGIRISLLIGCGVAVVAAVLAAFTSSRKSVVASAERVLAEASDEGVDAAAR; this is translated from the coding sequence ATGACCACGACCACGCCTACCATCAAGAGCGGTCGGCTCATCACCGTGCTCGCTTTCGCCGGCATTCTCGGCGCACTCACCCAGACCCTCGTTGTTCCGCTCATCGCAGAGCTGCCCGTCATCTTCGACACCAGCAGCACGAACGCCTCATGGATCATCACCGTCACACTGCTCACCGGTGCCGTCGCGACGCCGATCGTCGGGCGCCTGGGCGACATGTACGGCAAGAAGAAGATCCTGCTGATCGCCCTCGTCCCGATGCTCATCGGCTCGGTGGTCTGCGCCCTGGCCGGAGGCGTCGTGCCGATGATCATCGGACGCGGCCTGCAGGGCATCGCGGCCGGAACCGTGCCGCTGGGCATCAGCCTGCTCCACGACGTGCTGCCGCACGAGAAGGTGCACGGCGCTGTTGCGCTGATGAGCGCGTCGATGGGCATCGGCGGGGCGCTCGGCCTGCCGCTGGCAGCCGGCGTCGCACAGTACGCGAGCTGGCGTGTGCTGTTCTGGGTCGTCGCGGTGCTGACGGCGCTGACGATCCTCTTCTCGTGGCTGATCGTGCCGCGCGACGAGGCGCGGCCCGCGGCATCCCGCAGCTTCGACTACGCGGGCGCCGTCGTGCTCGCCATCGGCGTCGTCGCCCTGCTGCTGGGCGTCTCGAAGGGGTCAGAATGGGGTTGGGCCAGCGCGCTCACGCTGTCACTGCTCATCGGCTCGGTGATCGTCTTCATTGTCTGGGGCTGGTGGGAGCTGCGCACCCCACATCGCCTCGTCGACCTGCGCGCCACGGTGCGCCGTCCGGTGCTGCTGACGAACCTCGCTTCGGTGCTCGTCGGCTTCGCGATGTATGCACAGTCACTGGTGATTCCACAGCTCATGCAGCTGCCGGCGGAGACCGGGTACGGCCACGGCCAGACCATGCTGCAAATGGGTCTGTGGATGGCTCCGATGGGCCTCGGGATGATGGCGGTCTCGCCGCTCGGCGGCCGGGTCACCCGACGTTACGGTGCGAAGACCACGCTCGTGATCGGCTCGATCATCATCGCGCTGGGCTACGGAGCCTCGACGCTGGTGACCGGTTCGCTCGTCGGTCTCATGCTCACCAGCACGCTGGCCAGCGCCGGTGTCGGCTTCGCCTACGGCGCGATGCCCGCGCTCATCATGGCGACCACGCCCGCGAAAGACAAGGCGGCCGCCAACGGATTCAACTCCCTCATGCGCTCGTTCGGCACGACCGCATCGGCTGCGGTGCTCGGTGTGGTGCTCGCGCAGCTGAGCACGCCACTGGGCGAATACACCGTGCCGACGCTGGCGGGCATCCGCATCTCGCTGCTCATCGGCTGCGGGGTCGCTGTCGTGGCCGCGGTGCTCGCGGCGTTCACCTCGTCGCGCAAGAGCGTCGTGGCGTCGGCTGAAAGGGTGCTCGCCGAGGCGTCGGATGAAGGGGTGGATGCCGCGGCTCGGTAG
- a CDS encoding MarR family winged helix-turn-helix transcriptional regulator, whose amino-acid sequence MTTPHERINQGFLLIGRNFTDITRRDSRLDRSAMTLLACLDAGGPMTLAELSAVLGRDVSTLNRQTAALLRRDLAERIPDPAGGMARKFRISTEGARRLADERANNLRATKVLLDGWTDAEIESFAAALERYNAAIEERSGRHWPASDKA is encoded by the coding sequence ATGACCACGCCGCACGAACGGATCAACCAGGGCTTTCTGCTGATCGGCCGCAACTTCACTGACATCACGCGGCGCGACAGCCGACTCGACCGCAGCGCGATGACGCTGCTCGCCTGCCTCGACGCGGGCGGGCCGATGACCCTCGCCGAGCTTTCGGCGGTGCTGGGCCGCGACGTGTCCACGCTCAACCGGCAGACCGCCGCGCTATTGCGGCGCGACCTCGCTGAGCGCATCCCCGACCCCGCCGGTGGGATGGCGCGCAAGTTCCGGATCTCGACCGAGGGTGCGCGGCGGCTCGCCGACGAGCGGGCCAACAACTTGCGGGCCACGAAGGTGCTGCTCGACGGATGGACCGACGCCGAGATCGAGAGCTTTGCGGCGGCCCTCGAGCGCTACAACGCCGCGATCGAAGAGCGCAGCGGGCGCCACTGGCCAGCTAGCGACAAGGCCTGA
- a CDS encoding PadR family transcriptional regulator produces the protein MNDSSTGGRFDAGGHGFGRPDFSQFGAGMWDAVGNLRDMFEQRVGPRMGRGDVRAAILALLLEKPMHGYQLIQEIEERSGGSWKPSPGSVYPALQLLADEDLVSVTESDGKKTYALTDDGRAQAEAAEGPAPWEGPASRTEHMAALPKAGAKLAEASMQVMRNGTSAQKEQAIAVLDDARRKIYAILAQD, from the coding sequence ATGAACGATTCATCGACAGGCGGGCGTTTCGACGCCGGTGGGCACGGCTTCGGACGCCCTGATTTCAGCCAGTTCGGCGCAGGAATGTGGGATGCCGTCGGCAACCTTCGCGACATGTTCGAACAGCGCGTCGGGCCGAGGATGGGGCGCGGCGACGTCCGTGCGGCGATCCTCGCGCTGCTGCTCGAGAAGCCGATGCACGGCTACCAGCTGATCCAGGAGATCGAAGAGCGCTCCGGCGGCTCGTGGAAGCCGAGCCCGGGCTCGGTCTACCCGGCCCTGCAGCTGCTCGCCGATGAAGACCTCGTCAGCGTCACGGAGTCGGACGGCAAGAAGACCTACGCGCTCACCGACGACGGCCGCGCACAGGCCGAGGCGGCCGAGGGTCCGGCGCCCTGGGAAGGACCGGCCAGCCGCACCGAGCACATGGCCGCCCTGCCGAAGGCGGGTGCCAAGCTCGCCGAGGCCAGCATGCAGGTGATGCGCAACGGCACGTCCGCCCAGAAGGAGCAGGCCATCGCCGTGCTCGATGACGCGCGCCGCAAGATCTACGCGATCCTCGCGCAGGACTGA